The window GCCCTCGCGCTGGGCGCGGACGAACGTGCCGTCGGTGTGATCGCCGGTGTCTACGCGCTGCTTCCGCTGTTCGCCGCCGTCCCCCTGGGCCGCCGTACCGACCACGGCCGCTGCGCGCCCCTGCTGCCCTTCGGTGTCGTCCTCATCTCCGGCGGCTGCGCCCTCAGCGGCGTCGCCGGCTCCCTGGGGACGATGGCCCTGTGGAGCGGGGTGATGGGCCTCGGCCATCTCTGCTTCGTCATCGGCTCACAGTCCCTCGTCGCGCGCCAGTCCGCGCCGCACGAACAGGACCGCAACTTCGGGCACTTCACCATCGGCGCGGCCCTCGGCCAACTCGTCGGCCCCATCGCGGCGGGCGCGCTGATCGGCGGCGGGGACATGGCGGGCACCAGCGCGCTCGCCCTGATCGTCGCGGGCGGGGTCGCGGCGGTCGCGTTCACCTCGCTGTGGCGTATCGAGCACCGCCGTACGGCGGACACGTCCCGCGCGGACAAGGGCGCCCGGGTCCCGGTCGGGAGCATCCTGCGGACCCGGGGCGTGCCCGCCGGCATCCTCATCAGCCTCGCCGTGCTGTCCGCGACCGACATCCTCACCGCCTACCTCCCGGTGGTCGGCGAGCACCGGGGCATCGCGCCGTCCGTGATCGGCGTCCTGCTCAGTCTGCGCGCGGCGGCGACCATCGCCTGCCGTCTGGTGCTGACGCCCCTGCTGCGGCTGCTCGGCCGGACCCTGCTGCTCACCGTGACGTGTCTGCTGGCGGCCCTGCTGTGCGCGGGGATCGCCCTGCCGGTGCCGGTGTGGGCGCTCGGGCTGCTGCTCGTCCTGCTCGGCTTCTGCCTGGGCGTCGGGCAGCCGCTGTCCATGACGACGGTCGTCCAGGCCGCGCCCGACGAGGCCCGTTCCACGGCGCTCGCCCTGCGGCTGACCGGCAACCGGCTCGGCCAGGTCGCCGCGCCCGCCGCGGCCGGGCTGATCGCCGGGGTCGCGGGGGTCGCGGCGCCGTTCGTGATGCTGGGGGTGCTGTTGCTGGCGTCGGCGGGGGTCGCGGTGCGGTCCCCGCGGGAGCCGGAGGAGGCTGAGGAGGCGGACGGAGCGGGCGACCCCGAACCCCGGCGGAACGGGATGCCATTGGGCCGGAAGAGCGACATCTGACGCGTCGTGGGCGCTGCTCCGGCGTTTCCGGGTGACATGTGGCAGATAGTCAGGTGACGAGGTGTTTGTATGAAAATCATCTGACTTGGAGGCATGTTCATGCCCGTCGTACCCCTCGCGCGCCGTGCCGGCACCCGCACCGCCGTCCTCGCCGCTCTCACCCTCGCCGGGACCACCCTGAGCGGGGTGCCCGCTGTCGCCGCTCCGGGGGACAACGGGGACGTCAAGATCCACGCCACGGAGACGGCCGCCGGAGACCGGCGCAACGATCCGAAGGTCTGCGACTTCTACCTCGCCGCGTTCGACTTCGAGGCGGGCGAGACGGTCAACTGGACCATCCAGGCCCTGCCCGAGGTGCCGGCCAAGAGCGGCTCGGTCACCCTCAACGCGGCCGGAGCGGGCCGCAGCCCCCTCATCGACCTGCCCAACGGGCAGTACAAGCTGACATGGCTCACCGACCGGGCCCACGGCGCCGGCAAGTTCAAGGTGTTCCAGGTCGCCTGCCCGGACTCCAAGGCCACCATCACCCCGAACGGCGGCGCCCCGGCGGGCGGTGGCGGCATCGCCCGCGCCGAGGCCTTCACCCCGGTCGCCGGCGCCGCCGCCGTAGGCCTGGCCGCCGTCGCCGGAGTGGTCTGGTTCCGCCTCCGCCGCCGCCCCGATGGCGCGGCGTAGGACGCCTTCCGCGTATCGCGCCGCCCCTTCCGTGGGGCGGCGCGAGTCCGGGGCGGGTTCGGCGCGGGGCGGGGGTGAATCCGGAGCCGTCCCGGAGGTCCGGCGTGGGGCCGGTTCCCGTTCCGGCGGCGCTCCGGTGGGGCGGCGTGGGGCCGGGTCCGGTTCTGGTGCCGTGGGGCGGCGTACGGCCGGGGAAGGGTCCGAGGCTGCCTCGGTGTCGCGGCGTGGGGCTGGCGCCGGGGCCGTCGGCGGCTCGGTGTCTCGGCGGGGGTCCGGGGCGGCCGGATCCGTCGCGGTACCGGTACCGGTAAGTCGCCGTGGGGCCGGAACCGTTGCCTCGCCGGGGTCTGCGCGAGGCACGGAGTTTTCGCGAGGTCCGGGGTCGTCGCGAGGCCCGGGGTCTACGCGAGGTGGGGCTGGTTCTGTCGCCACCGCTGCGGGTCGGCGCAGGGGCGGGGTCGGTTCGGGTGCCGAGCCGGTGGTTCGGCGCAGGGGCGGGGCCCGCGGTGGGTCCGGGGGACCCGGTGGACCCGGTGGGCCCGGTGGGACCGGAGGGCGTCGTGGAGCCGGGGGCGGAGGCCCCGAGGCCTGGCCGCGGCGGTCTCGCAGGCCCTGGTACCGGACGCGCGCCTATCGGCTGGCGCGGACGATCGCGGTGGCCTTCTCGCTGCTGCTGCTCGCCGTCTGCTGGGACCCGGGCGACGTACCCGGGTCCGCAACGGTCACGGCCCTCCCGACCAGCTCCGCAGAAGCCGCCGCGGCAGCCCTGCCGGGCACCTCCGGCACGGCACCGGCCCCCTCGGACGACGTCGGCGCCACCGCCACTCCGCCCAGCCGCTCCGCCACACCCCCCACCCTCCCCGCCAACTCCTCCGGCTCCCCGTCCGCCCGGCCCGGCACCTCCCGAACCCCCGGCACGGGCCCCGGCACCGGCACGCCCCAGGCACCCGCGTCCCGTACGGCCCCGCCCCAAGGCTCCGGCCCCCACACCTCCCTGCCCCCCACCGCCGGCCGAACCGCCCCGCCCTCACGTCCCTCAGCCGGCACCCCCAGTCCGCCCCGCACCCAACCCCCCACCCGCACCCGGCGTCCCTCCGCCCCCGGCCCGCTGCCCCACTCGCCGGCCACCCGCCTCCTCATCCCCTACCTCCGTATCAACGCCCCGATCATGCCCCTGGGCCTCGACCGCGAACGCCGTCTCACCGCGCCCCCGGAGGGCAAACCGAAACTGGTCGGCTGGTACCGGCACGGTGCCTCGCCCGGCGAGCAGGGTGTCGCCGTCGCTGTCGGGCATCTGGACACGGACCGCGGTCCCGCCGTCTTCGCGGGGCTGACGGAGCTGAAGCGGGGCCGGATCGTCGAGGCCCGCCGCGCCGACGGGCGGACCGCCGTCTACACGGTCGACGCCATCAAGTCGTACGAGAAGGCACGGTTCCCGAGCCAGGAGGTGTACGGCGCCCGGGGCCGCCCCGAGCTGCGCCTGATCACCTGCGGCGGCGCCTACGACCGCAGGAAGGGCTACTCCGGGAACGTCGTGGTCTTCGCCCATCTCACCGCCGTCCGCTGACGACCTGGCCGAATCAGGCCGTCCGCCTTCTCACCAGCTGGACCGGAGCCCCCGATCCCGCCCGGTGTCTTCCCCCGGCCGTACACATTCCGTTAACTTCCGTGACTCACAGCCCCGTACGACCCGCACGGGGCTTCCGACCCGCGGAGCACCAGCGCCCTGAAGACCCCTCGGGGGCACGCATGACACGCGCCATCTCCCTGCACGACGTGAGCAAGGCCTACACGCGCGGCTCCCGCGTGGTGGACCGGCTGTCGCTGGACATCACCCCGGGCGAGTTCCTCGTGCTGCTCGGCCCGTCCGGCTGCGGCAAGTCGACCGTGCTCAGAATGATCGCCGGGCTGGAGGAGATCGACGAGGGCGAGCTGCTGCTCGACGGCGAGTACGCCAACGACCTGCCGCCGTCCGGCCGGGACATGGCGATGGTCTTCCAGAACTTCGCCCTCTACCCCAACATGACCGGCCGGGCCAACATCGGCTTCCCGCTGCGCATCGAGGACCCGGGCACGGACCCCCGGCCGCGGGTGGACGCCACCGCCCGCCTGCTCGGCATCGAGGACCTCCTCGACCGCCTGCCCGCCCAGCTCTCCGGCGGTGAACGCCAGCGCGTCGCCATGGGCCGGGCCATCGCCCGCCACCCCTCCGCGTTCCTGATGGACGAGCCGCTGTCCAATCTCGACGCCAAGCTCCGCACCCATCTGCGCGCCGAGATAGCCCAGCTCACCGGGGAGTTGGGCGTCACCACGGTCTACGTCACCCACGACCAGGCCGAGGCCATGTCGCTGGGCGACCGGGTCGCCGTGCTGCGCGGCGGTGTGCTCCAGCAGGCCGACAGCCCGCGCGTGGTGTACGCGCTGCCCAGCAATGTCTTCGTCGCCGCGTTCATCGGCACCCCGCGCATCAACCTCCTGCGCGGACTGGTGCGTGCCCCGCTGGACGGCGCGATGACCATCAGCCTGGGCAAGCAGTTCCTGCGCCTGCCCGAACCGCTCTCCCTGGACCACCAGTTGCTGCGGGTCCAGCAGGGCCGCGGGGTCATCGTGGGCCTGCGCTCGGAAGCCGTCCGGATCGCCAAGCACTCCTCGGCCCGGCCCGGCGAGGTGCCGATCACCGGCCTGGTCGAGCATGTGGAGTTCCAGGGGCACGAGATCCTCGTCCACTTCAACACCGGCTCCAGCCCCGCCGTCGTCCCCGACCTGGAGGCCCCGCGTCCCCGCCCCGGCCGAGCCGCCCGGCGCCGCCGTCGCGAGGGCTCGGTGCTCACCCGGCTGCGGGAGCGGTCCGCGGCCGGACGGGCCGGACCCGTCGTCGCCCTGGACCACCCCGAGACCGCCGCCCCCGCCCCCGC of the Streptomyces koelreuteriae genome contains:
- a CDS encoding class F sortase translates to MAFSLLLLAVCWDPGDVPGSATVTALPTSSAEAAAAALPGTSGTAPAPSDDVGATATPPSRSATPPTLPANSSGSPSARPGTSRTPGTGPGTGTPQAPASRTAPPQGSGPHTSLPPTAGRTAPPSRPSAGTPSPPRTQPPTRTRRPSAPGPLPHSPATRLLIPYLRINAPIMPLGLDRERRLTAPPEGKPKLVGWYRHGASPGEQGVAVAVGHLDTDRGPAVFAGLTELKRGRIVEARRADGRTAVYTVDAIKSYEKARFPSQEVYGARGRPELRLITCGGAYDRRKGYSGNVVVFAHLTAVR
- a CDS encoding MFS transporter, yielding MRPGGNRGWLLRLVIAFSFAQAAVSMARPAVSYRALALGADERAVGVIAGVYALLPLFAAVPLGRRTDHGRCAPLLPFGVVLISGGCALSGVAGSLGTMALWSGVMGLGHLCFVIGSQSLVARQSAPHEQDRNFGHFTIGAALGQLVGPIAAGALIGGGDMAGTSALALIVAGGVAAVAFTSLWRIEHRRTADTSRADKGARVPVGSILRTRGVPAGILISLAVLSATDILTAYLPVVGEHRGIAPSVIGVLLSLRAAATIACRLVLTPLLRLLGRTLLLTVTCLLAALLCAGIALPVPVWALGLLLVLLGFCLGVGQPLSMTTVVQAAPDEARSTALALRLTGNRLGQVAAPAAAGLIAGVAGVAAPFVMLGVLLLASAGVAVRSPREPEEAEEADGAGDPEPRRNGMPLGRKSDI
- a CDS encoding ABC transporter ATP-binding protein → MTRAISLHDVSKAYTRGSRVVDRLSLDITPGEFLVLLGPSGCGKSTVLRMIAGLEEIDEGELLLDGEYANDLPPSGRDMAMVFQNFALYPNMTGRANIGFPLRIEDPGTDPRPRVDATARLLGIEDLLDRLPAQLSGGERQRVAMGRAIARHPSAFLMDEPLSNLDAKLRTHLRAEIAQLTGELGVTTVYVTHDQAEAMSLGDRVAVLRGGVLQQADSPRVVYALPSNVFVAAFIGTPRINLLRGLVRAPLDGAMTISLGKQFLRLPEPLSLDHQLLRVQQGRGVIVGLRSEAVRIAKHSSARPGEVPITGLVEHVEFQGHEILVHFNTGSSPAVVPDLEAPRPRPGRAARRRRREGSVLTRLRERSAAGRAGPVVALDHPETAAPAPAEPRLPGDLIVRTTPDLALRHGMQVPLLVDLAHLFVFDQDGDRICPHPARLPDLER